A stretch of the Anaeromyxobacter sp. genome encodes the following:
- a CDS encoding 50S ribosomal protein L9 — protein sequence MKLILREDVENLGKGGELVDVKPGYGRNYLLPRGLAVQANSKNVREMEHQKSVAQAKAAKLKASAEAVAKRLADTAITLKRKVGEQDKLYGSVTALDLVEALAARGLQIDRRTIDLSEPLKTLGDFEVPVKLHSEVVGKVKVKIVAEA from the coding sequence ATGAAGCTCATCCTTCGTGAAGATGTGGAGAACCTGGGCAAGGGCGGCGAGCTCGTCGACGTCAAGCCCGGCTACGGCCGCAACTACCTCCTCCCCCGCGGGCTGGCCGTGCAGGCCAACTCGAAGAACGTCCGGGAGATGGAGCACCAGAAGTCCGTGGCGCAGGCCAAGGCGGCCAAGCTGAAGGCCTCGGCCGAGGCCGTCGCCAAGCGGCTGGCCGACACCGCCATCACCCTGAAGCGCAAGGTCGGGGAGCAGGACAAGCTGTACGGCTCCGTCACCGCCCTGGACCTGGTCGAGGCCCTGGCCGCCCGCGGCCTGCAGATCGACCGGCGCACCATCGACCTCTCCGAGCCGCTCAAGACGCTGGGCGACTTCGAGGTGCCGGTGAAGCTGCACTCCGAGGTGGTCGGCAAGGTGAAGGTGAAGATCGTGGCCGAGGCGTAG
- a CDS encoding 30S ribosomal protein S18, translating into MARPDMGGKSFGGGGGGGGGGGYGGGGKSFGGGGGGGGGGRGGDREERGERGGEDGGRGRGFGRRKVCRFCADKALKVDYKDQQALKYFLTERGKIIPRRISGNCAKHQREVATAVKRARMLAILPYTSGTA; encoded by the coding sequence ATGGCGCGTCCTGACATGGGTGGCAAGTCGTTCGGTGGTGGTGGCGGCGGCGGCGGCGGCGGCGGCTACGGCGGAGGGGGCAAGTCCTTCGGCGGCGGTGGCGGCGGCGGCGGCGGCGGCCGCGGCGGCGACCGCGAGGAGCGCGGCGAGCGCGGCGGCGAGGACGGCGGGCGGGGCCGCGGCTTCGGCCGCCGCAAGGTCTGCCGGTTCTGCGCCGACAAGGCCCTGAAGGTCGACTACAAGGACCAGCAGGCCCTCAAGTACTTCCTCACCGAGCGCGGCAAGATCATCCCCCGGCGCATCAGCGGCAACTGCGCCAAGCACCAGCGCGAGGTCGCCACCGCGGTGAAGCGCGCCCGCATGCTCGCCATCCTGCCCTACACCTCGGGCACGGCGTAG
- the rpsF gene encoding 30S ribosomal protein S6, producing the protein MTQASKRLAREYETIYLLKAETPDEQVEEIKERLRGVVTRETGKVIRFTNQGKRKTAFPIGKNPRALYMHCLYVGSPGLVAEFERNLKMIDAVVKFQSVKLADDVDFEARQIEADVKVAPVEDETKPREEREFGEREEGFEADGPAFERGEE; encoded by the coding sequence ATGACACAAGCATCGAAGCGTCTCGCACGCGAGTACGAGACCATCTACCTGCTCAAGGCGGAGACGCCCGACGAGCAGGTGGAGGAGATCAAGGAGCGGCTCCGCGGGGTGGTCACCCGCGAGACCGGCAAGGTGATCCGGTTCACCAACCAGGGGAAGCGCAAGACCGCCTTCCCCATCGGCAAGAACCCCCGGGCCCTCTACATGCACTGCCTGTACGTGGGCTCGCCGGGCCTGGTGGCCGAGTTCGAGCGCAACCTGAAGATGATCGACGCGGTGGTGAAGTTCCAGTCGGTCAAGCTGGCCGACGACGTGGACTTCGAGGCCCGCCAGATCGAGGCCGACGTGAAGGTGGCGCCGGTCGAGGACGAGACCAAGCCGCGCGAGGAGCGCGAGTTCGGCGAGCGCGAGGAAGGCTTCGAGGCCGACGGCCCTGCCTTCGAGCGGGGGGAGGAATAA
- a CDS encoding aminoacyl-tRNA hydrolase, which translates to MKLVVGLGNPGDAYARTRHNVGWNVADRLAGLLGASFTVKKFAAELAEARSGDERIWIMKPQTFMNRSGESVGPALKFWKLDPADLVVVHDDLELDPLRVQLKVGGGHGGHNGLKSVNAHVGTPDYARLRVGVGRPPAQVDPADYVLGRFPRAEDDRLEACVEWAAEATRLCCVLGAAKAMNQVNRRREPAG; encoded by the coding sequence GTGAAGCTCGTCGTCGGCCTGGGCAACCCCGGGGACGCCTACGCCAGGACCCGCCACAACGTCGGCTGGAACGTCGCCGACCGCCTGGCGGGTCTCCTCGGGGCCAGCTTCACCGTGAAGAAGTTCGCGGCGGAGCTGGCCGAGGCCAGGAGCGGCGACGAGCGGATCTGGATCATGAAGCCCCAGACCTTCATGAACCGCTCCGGCGAGTCCGTCGGGCCGGCGCTCAAGTTCTGGAAGCTGGACCCGGCGGACCTGGTGGTGGTCCACGACGACCTGGAGCTCGACCCCCTGCGGGTCCAGCTCAAGGTGGGCGGTGGCCACGGCGGGCACAACGGGCTGAAGAGCGTCAACGCCCACGTGGGCACCCCCGACTACGCGCGCCTGCGCGTGGGCGTGGGCCGCCCGCCGGCGCAGGTGGATCCAGCCGACTACGTGCTCGGCCGCTTCCCGCGCGCCGAGGACGACAGGCTGGAGGCCTGCGTCGAGTGGGCGGCCGAGGCGACCCGGCTGTGCTGCGTGCTGGGGGCGGCCAAGGCGATGAACCAGGTGAACCGCCGGCGCGAGCCGGCGGGGTAG
- a CDS encoding 50S ribosomal protein L25/general stress protein Ctc, which translates to MSQNVLTAEKREGKGKGPARRLRQKGLIPAVSYGKQGAPSHLSVDPGLLMEAIATPRKFNTLLTLKVEGTETFVLFKDYQVDPVTRRLLHADFLEVKLDEPVKVAVPVSIVGKSIGSLEGGILSVSAHTIVVQALPTKIPEKIEVDVTPLKVGASIHISEVKAPEGCTFKFSTDYVVAFVAIPEKEEVVAVAAAVPGAEGAAPAAGAAPAAGAAPAAGAAPAAKGGAAPAAAPAKDAKKK; encoded by the coding sequence ATGTCGCAGAACGTTCTCACCGCCGAGAAGCGCGAGGGCAAGGGCAAGGGCCCGGCCCGCCGCCTCCGCCAGAAGGGGCTCATCCCGGCCGTCAGCTACGGCAAGCAGGGCGCCCCCTCGCACCTGTCCGTCGATCCCGGCCTCCTGATGGAGGCCATCGCCACGCCCCGCAAGTTCAACACCCTCCTGACCCTCAAGGTCGAGGGCACCGAGACCTTCGTCCTCTTCAAGGACTACCAGGTCGACCCGGTGACCCGCCGCCTGCTGCACGCCGACTTCCTCGAGGTGAAGCTCGACGAGCCGGTCAAGGTGGCCGTGCCGGTGTCCATCGTCGGCAAGTCGATCGGCAGCCTGGAGGGCGGCATCCTCTCGGTGTCGGCCCACACCATCGTGGTGCAGGCGCTCCCCACCAAGATCCCGGAGAAGATCGAGGTGGACGTCACGCCGCTCAAGGTGGGCGCGTCCATCCACATCTCCGAGGTGAAGGCCCCCGAGGGCTGCACCTTCAAGTTCTCCACCGACTACGTGGTGGCCTTCGTGGCCATCCCGGAGAAGGAGGAGGTCGTCGCCGTCGCCGCCGCCGTCCCGGGCGCCGAGGGTGCGGCCCCGGCCGCTGGCGCGGCTCCGGCTGCTGGCGCGGCTCCGGCCGCGGGCGCGGCCCCGGCCGCCAAGGGTGGTGCCGCTCCGGCGGCTGCCCCGGCCAAGGACGCGAAGAAGAAGTAG
- a CDS encoding cytochrome c, which translates to MQACTYVPPVTTCSSFTYSAYGACQPNNTQTRSVLTSSPAGCTGGAPVTMQACTYTPPLDGTALYNQYCAGCHGNSKKGASASSTQSAINSNRGGMGSAALRALTPAQLAAIAAAP; encoded by the coding sequence ATGCAGGCCTGCACCTACGTGCCGCCGGTCACCACCTGCAGCTCGTTCACCTACTCGGCCTACGGCGCCTGCCAGCCGAACAACACCCAGACCCGCAGCGTGCTGACCTCCTCGCCGGCCGGCTGCACCGGCGGCGCGCCGGTGACCATGCAGGCCTGCACCTACACCCCGCCGCTCGACGGCACGGCGCTCTACAACCAGTACTGCGCCGGGTGCCACGGCAACTCGAAGAAGGGCGCGTCGGCGAGCAGCACCCAGAGCGCCATCAACTCCAACCGGGGTGGCATGGGCTCGGCGGCGCTGCGCGCCCTGACCCCGGCCCAGCTGGCCGCCATCGCGGCGGCGCCGTAG